GCCGCCCGGCTGACCCAGCAGATGCTGGCCTACTCCGGTCGTGGCTCCTTCTCCCTCAGCGTGTTGGACCTGAACGGGTTGATCCGCCAGCACAGCAGTACCTTTCAGGCCGCCCTGCCCCCCCAGGCAAAGCTGGAGATGGACCTGGCCCCCGATCTGCCGCCCATCCACGCCGATGCCACCCAGATTCAACAGCTCCTCATGAACCTGATCCTGAACGCCGGCGAGGCCATCGGCCAGGAGCACGGCCGGGTGGCCGTGCGGACCCGCACGGTGGCCCTCCAGGCCGGCGAATTGCCCCATCCACTCTACGCGGGGGAAAATCTGGCCCCGGGCCAGTATGTGCGGCTCACCGTGGAGGACGACGGCTGTGGCATGGACGCCGAAACCCTGACCCGCATCTTCGACCCCTTTTTCACCACCAAGTTCACCGGCCGTGGGCTGGGCCTGGCCGTGGTCCTGGGCATCGTCCAGGGGCACCAGGCCGGCATCCAGGTCCACAGCGAGGTCGGGGTGGGCACCACGTTCCACATCTACTTCACGGTGGCGGACGAAATACCCGGATACCTGCGCAGCTTCCTGGATCCGGAAGACCACCGGGGAGACACATAAGAACGCCCGTCTCTCCAGCCTGGATGCCGCCACGGCTTGTCCCCAATTCCTGCAGATCCTGGATCTTGTGCTAGATTGGAGGAAGTCTCCTCCCGTTCCTCGGGTGGGTGCGCCCCCAGGAGCGGAGGATGGAGTTTGCGTTAGGGACATCATGAACTGGCAGAATTTTCATCAGGTGCGGCAAGCGTTGGGTCGCCCCCTGATCATTGCCCATCGAGGGGTGCCCCACCGGGACCCAGAAAACTCTCTGCGGGGCTTTGCCCGGGCTCTGGCCGAAGGGGCGGACGTGCTGGAGACCGACCTGCGCGTCACCCGGGACGGCGCCATTGTGCTGATCCATGACGCCACCCTGGAGCGCACCACCGACGGCCGCGGCCAGGTGAGCATGCATACCCTGGCCGAGCTCAAGCGCCTGCGCCTGCGGGAACGGGATGGTCGCCCCGGCGATCAGACCATCCCCACGCTGCTGGAATTGCTGGCCATGACCCAGGCCCAGACGCCCCTGCTGCTGGAGCTCAAGGCGCCCCTCTTCCTGGCCCGGACCTTTGCCCGGAAGCTGGTGGAGATCCTGGCTGCCTACCGCGCCCTGGATCGGGTGGCCCTGGTCTCCTTTCGGCCAGAGCTGGTCCGTAGCGTCAAGGCCGTCTGCCCGTCCATCCCAGCCGGCCACATCACCCTGACCGACTGGCGCCCTCGGGGAGGGGCCGAGCTCTATGGTCCCTACTGGCCACTGCTTTATGTCAATCCCTGGTACGTGGCGCAGGCCCATCGCCGGGGGGCCCTGGTTGCGCCCCTGGATCCTGCCCCTCTGCCCAGGCTGGGCCACTACCTGCGCCTGGGGGTGGACGCCCTGCTGGCCGATGATCCGGCGGCTGTGCGCCAGGCCCTGGGGCGCTGTCTGTCGGCGTGATGATGCGATCACCAAGTTGTTTGAGGAGCACATGAAGAAGCCATCCGTTGAGCCGATTTTGCCGCCGCCGGCCGAGAAGCCGCGCTACGTCAACCGGATGTTCGCCCGCATCGCCCACAGCTATGACCTGATGAACCGGCTCATGTCGGCCGGCCAGGATCAGCGCTGGCGCCGGAAGTTGGTGGAGCTCTGCGATCTGCCCCCCCGGGGCCGCCTGTTGGATGTGGGAACCGGAACCGGCGACATTGCCTACACGGCCCTGGCGCGCATGCCGGGCATCCAGGCCGTGGGCACCGATTTCACCTATGAGATGATGGCCGTGGGCCAGGCCAAGGCGCACGGCCGCTCCCTGCCCTTTGTGCAGGCCGACACCCTGGCCCTGCCCTTCCCCGACAACACCTTCGACGCAGTGGTCAGCGGTTTCCTGCTGCGCAACGTGGTGGACCGGGTGGGGGCGCTGCGGGAGCAGGCGCGGGTTACCCGGCCGGGCGGCCGGGTGGTCTGCCTGGAGACCACGCCGCCTTCCCATACCATCCTGGGGCCGTTGTTTCAGTTTTACTTTTTCAAGGTGGTGCCCGTGATCGGCGGCCTGGTCAGCGGCGATCGGGATGCCTACGCCTACCTGCCCCATAGCACCCTGGAATTCCCAGAGCCTTCTGTGCTGGCCCACCTGATGGAAAAGGCCGGCCTGCGGCACGTCTTTTACGAGGAGCTCATGTTCGGTACGGTGGCGATCCATGTGGGAACCAAGTAGCCTGGGGAGGCGTTGAGACGTACATGATACAGGACTTTCCGGAGACGTCCGGGCGCGCCGATGATCTGGCTGCCCTGCGGGGCAACCCCAGCTTCGTCTGGCGGGCCGGCCAGGAGCGGCGGTTGGCCATGATCCGCCGCTGGGGCCGGCTGGAGGAAGGCCAGGTCGCGCGCATCCTGGTGGATGGCTGTGGCGTGGGGATGTATGTCCGGGCCCTGCTGCCCTATGCCCGGGAGGTTCACGGGGTGGACATCGAGCCGAACTACCTGCGCCAGGCTGCACAGGCGGTTCCCCAGGCCCATCTGCAGCTGGCTGCCTGTGAACACCTGCCCTACGCCGACGCCAGTTTCGACCTGGTGCTGAGCCATGAGGTATTGGAACACGTGCAGGACGACCGCCAGGCCGTCGCCGAGATGGTGCGGGTCCTGCGTCCAGGTGGCCGGGCCCTTATCTTTGTGCCCAACCGTCTCTACCCCTTCGAGACCCATGGCCACTACTGGCGGGGGCGCTACCACTTCGGCAACACCCCCTTGATCAACTACCTGCCCGACCTCCTGCGCAATCGTCTGGCGCCCCATGTACGGGCCTATACGCCTTGGGGGCTGCGCATGCTCTTCATCGGCCAGCCGGTTCGGATCCTGCATCACACCCAGATCTTCCCGGGCTATGATAACATAGTGGCCCGGCGACCCGCCCTGGGTCGCTGGCTGCGCAGGCTGACCTACGCCCTGGAGCAGACGCGCCTGACCCTGCTGGGGTTGAGCCATTTTTTGGTGGTGGAGCGGTGTAGAGACGCACAGCCTGTCGAGATGTACAGTCTGTAGAGATGTACAGCCTGTGAGACGCACAGCCGCGCGTCCCTACCCGGATTCGGAATTGGATGAGGTTCGTCTATGAGCCATCTTGATCGTCACGATCAAATTTTGATTTTGCGCCGCAAACGGTATCGGGCCCGAGCCAATCGGCCCCGCCCCTGGCTGTGGGCCGGCCAGGGGATGCTGGCCGTGGTGGGCTCCTTCCTGCTGATGGTGGGGGCGTTCACCGGCGTGGGAGTTGCCACGGTGGTGGGCATCTACAACACCTACGCCGCCCAACTGCCCGATGCCAGCGTCATCGAATCCCAACAGGAAGAGTTCCAGACCGTCCGCATCTACGACCGGACGGGCCGGCATCTGCTGTACGAGAGCGTGGATCCCCGGCCCTTCCGGGGCGACCGCACCTACATTCCCCTGGCGGAAATGTCGCCGTGGGTGCCCAAGGCTGCCGTCGCGCTGGAAGACCGCAATTTTTGGGAAAACCCGGGCATCAACGTCCGGGGTCTCCTCCGGGCCTTTGTCTCCATGGCCCAGGGCGGCGCGGTACAGGGTGGCTCATCCATCACCCAGCAGCTCATCAAAAACGTGGTGATCCCGGTGGAGGAGCGGGCCCAGCGCAGCTACGCCCGCAAGCTGAAGGAAGTCATCCTGGCCATGGAGGTCACCCGGCGCTATCCCAAGGAAAAGATCCTGGAATGGTATCTGAACTATAATTTCTACGGCAATTTGGCCTATGGCGTGGAAGCCGCCAGCCAGGTCTACTTTGGCAAGAGCAGCGCAGAGCTCAACCTGGCCGAGGCCGCCATGCTGGCCCCCATCCCCCAGTACCCGGCCCTGAATCCCATCGACAATCCGGAGGAAGCCAAGCGCCGCCAGGGGATCACCCTCCAGGCCATGGTGGACGCCGGCTACATTACCCAGGCTGAGGCCGATGCTGCCTTCCAGCAGCCCCTCTCCCTGCGTACATCGGTCGCGGAGCGCTTTGACATCCTGACCGCGCCCCACTTCGCCCTGTACGTGCTGGACCAGGTCAAAAAGGAGTTCAACACCGCCGAGGATCCCTTCTTCATCTGGAAGAAGGGGCTCACCATCTACACCACCCTGGACGTGGAGCTCCAGCGCTATGCAGAGCAGGTGGCCCGGGAGCAGGTGGCCCAGTTGATGGCCCAGGGCAAAAACGCCAGCAACGCCGCCGTGGTGGCCATCAAGAACGACACCGGCGAGATCCTGGCCATGGTGGGCTCCCTGGACTACAACAACGAGGAGATCGACGGCCAGGTGAACATGGCCCTGGCCGAGCGCCAGCCCGGCTCCAGCTTCAAGCCCTACGTCTACCTGACCGCGCTCCAGCAGGGCATGACCGCGGCCACCATGATCCTGGATGTGGCCACCGCCTTCCCCATGGCCGACGGCACCTACTACCGGCCGGAAAACTACGACCGCACGTATCACGGCCCCGTCTCCCTGCGCAACGCGCTGGCCCGCTCTTACAACATCCCCGCCATCCGGGTCATGGACCAGGTGGGGGTGGCCAATGCCCTGCGCACCGCCCATCGCATGGGCATCAACGGCCTCAACCGGGGCCTGAACTTCTACGGCCTCAGCCTGGTGCTGGGCGGCGGTGAGGTCTCCCTGCTGGACCACACCTACGCCTACAGCGTCCTGGGCAACCTGGGCGTCATGGTGGGCGAGCCGGTGCCCCCGGCAGAACGGCGCTCCGGCTATCGGGAGCTGAACCCCGTCTCCATCCTCCAGGTGCGGGACAGCGAGGGCAACATCCTGAAGAAGTACGAGCAGCCGGTGGCCCAGCGCATCGTGAGCGCGGCGGTGGCCTACGTCATGAACGACATCCTCTCGGACGACAACGCACGCGCGCCGGCCTTTGGCGCCAACACGGACCTCACCCTGCCGGACCGCCGGGTGGCGGCCAAGACCGGCACTACCAACGGCTGGAAGGACAACTGGACCATGGGCTTCACGCCCCAACTGACCGTGGGCGTGTGGGTGGGCAACACCGACAACGAGCCCATGGAAAATGTCACCGGCCTTTCCGGCGCGGCTCCTATCTGGAACGCGGTCATGCGCAAGTACCACGAGGGCCTGCCGCCCACCTGGTACGATCGGCCGCCCGATGTCACCACCCGTACCGTCTGCATGCCCAGCGGCCTTCTGCCCAGCCCCACCTGCCCGCCCTCCAGCCAGCGGAGCGAAATCTTCGTGGCCGGGACAGAGCCCACCCTGACCGACTACATCTGGCAGGCCTTTGAAATCGACACCGAGACCGGCAAGTTGGCTTCCCCCCTGACGCCGCCAGAACGCCGGGAAACCCGGGTCTACCAGATCCTGCCTCAAGAGGCGGCCGACTGGGTGCGGGAGAACGGCATCGAACAGCCGCCCCAGGAGCAGAGCCTGGTCAGCCTGGAAGATGTGGACCCGGACGCGGCCATCATCTCCCCCACCCTCAACGGCTACATCGGCGGGGTGGTGGAGATCCGGGGCAATGCCCGGGGTGGGCCGTACCAGCTGGAATTCGGCCGGGGGGCCGATCCCCAGGAGTGGACGCCCATCGGCCCCGAACACAACGGCGACGTGGTCAACGACGTCCTGGAACGCTTCGACACCACCGGCCTGGAGGAGGGCCTTTACACCCTGCGCCTCACCGTCAAACGGGGGGACGGGGTCCGGGTCTGGACTACGCCGGTGACCGTGGACAACACGCCGCCCAGCGTGGTCATCAGCGAACCCAAGCCCAACCAGCTCTACGTGATGGAGGACGACGAGCAGGTCAATATCAACGTCCTGATCAACGACACGTGGGCGGTGGATCGGGTAGAGTTCATGATTGACGGCAGCACCTTTGTCACCACGACGGTGGCGCCGTACAATGAGCGCTGGAAGATCACCATGCGGGACATCGCCCAGATCGAGGCGCCCGAGACCCAGAACTGGCTGGGCTTCGAGAGCGACGATCCCGACGTCAAGCCGGGGCGCATGCGCCCCTTCGAGGATGGCTTCCAGGCCATCCGCACGGCGGAAGGGGTCTACTTCGAGAGCCACCTGATCAAGGTGGTCGGCTACGACCGGGCCGGCAACAAGGCGGAGAGCGACGAGGTACGCATCTACGTGCGCCACCGGCCCCCACGCACGGACCGCTCGCCGTGATCCAGGCGGCCACCCCGGCCCCAACCGTAGGGGCGGAGCTTGCTCCACCCGGGGCCATCGACAGCGTGGAAAAAGAATGAAGGAAACAGAGGATGCCCACGATCCTGGTAACCAATGACGATGGGGTACAAAGCCCCGGGCTGCTGGCCCTGAAACAGGCCCTGGAAGCCATCGCCGACGTGGTGGTCCTGGCCCCAGAGCGCAACTGGAGCGCCTCCAGCCACGCCAAGACCATGCACAAGCCCTTGCGGGTGAATCCGGTCACCCTGGCCGATGGTAGCCCGGCCTTTGCCAGCAGCGGCAGCCCAACGGACTGCGTGGCCCTGGCCGCCGGCGGCGTGTTGGGCGTCCAGCCGGACCTGGTGGTCAGCGGCGTGAACAACGGCCATAACCTGGGTATCGACATCACCTACAGCGGCACCGTGGCCTGTGCCATGGAGGCGACCATCAAGGGCATCCCCGGCATCGCCGTGAGCACAGCGGTGCCGGAGGAGGCCGCCATGGCCGATGGGGAGCCTTTCCAGGTGGCGGCCCTGGCCGCGGCACGGGTGGCCCGGGCCGTCCTGGCCCATGGCCTTCCCCCCAAAACCCTGCTGAACGTCAACGTGCCAGCCCTCCCCTGGGACCGCCTGCGGGGAATCCACATCACCCGCATGGGCAGCCGCCACTACCCCGCGACGGAGCTGATTGCCCGGGAAGATCCCTGGGGCCGGCCCTACTACTGGCTGGGCGGCTCCGGCCCGGTGGACGTGGCCGACGACGGCACGGACGTGGGCGCGGTCAAACATGGCTACATCAGCATCACGCCCATCACCCTGGACATGACCGACTACACTTTCCTGGCGGAGTTGACCCGCTGGGATCTGGGCGTTTGGGACGGCAACATCCGGGCAGAAGAGGTGCAACGTGATGGTGGCCGTCCTGGATAGCAGCGTGCATCGCCAATTTTCGGTAGGGCCAGGGATTGCCCTGGCCGGTGGGCGCAGCCAGCAGCGCCCCTACCTGATTCTCAAGGGGGCGGCCTATGGTCTTTAAGGCTCGGCCCTGCAAGAGCCGCTGGGAAGGGCTCCTGGTCACAGGCTGGATCCTCCTGGTGGATCTGCTCCTGATTATCTGGATGGCGCGGCGCTCGGTGGATTGGCTGCAGTTTCTGCTTCTGCTGCTGGTGCTGATCAGCCTGCCGGTGCTGGTGCACCTGGCCTGGCGCACCTGGGCCGCGTGGACGCTGGAGTACTGGGTGGATCGGAATGCCGTCACCGTGCGGTGGGGGTTGGTTCGCCAGATCGTTCCCCTGCACCGCATCCGTCGGGTGATCGAAGGGGGCATCCTGGAGTTGGGGCAGGGCGGGCGCCTGGAGTGGCCCGCGCCCTACCTGCGTCGGGCGCGCGGGCTGGGCTTACTGACGGTGGACATGTTCGCCACCGTCCCCCTCTCCCAGTGCCTGCTCCTGGAGACGGACGAAGCCATCTTTGCCCTTTCCCCGGCCGAGCCCGCCCGCTTTCTGGACGCCCTGCAAGAACACTACCGGCTGGGGCCGGTGCGGGATCTGCCCATCTCCCGGCAGGAGGATGCCTGGTGGCTCCGGCTGCTGAGTCAGGAGGGGGTGGGGGTGTGGCTGCTGCTGGGCGGCTTTGTGGGGACTATCCTGCTGTTCGGATATCTCATGATCCATTTCCCCAATTTGCCCGATGCCCTGGCTTTTCACTACAATAGCGAAGGCCTGCCGGATGTGATCCGGGCTAAGACGGCCCTGTTTCTGTTGCCGGCCATCGGCCTGCTCACCTGGCTGGTCAACGGGCTCTGGGGCCTCTGGATGATTTTTCGTCGGCAGCGGACGGGTGCATACATGTTGTGGGGAGGCACGCTCATTGTGCAGATCTGTTCCCTGTTGGCCCTGCACAGCCTCATCCTCAACAGTCTCAACCCGGGGTGACATCTGCCCGGCCCGACGGCAACCGGCCTTGAGCCCTGCCGGTCTGGTTGCGGATGGACGCTGGATAAACAGGAAGACGATTCGTGAGTGAGTTGAAGCAGACGCCGTTCCTAAGCGTCATCATTCCAGCCTACAACGAAGAAAAGCGTCTGCCGCCGGCCTTGATGCGGATTGCCCATTTCCTCCGCACCCAGCCGTACCCGGCCGAGGTGTTGGTGGTGGAGAATGGCTCCACCGACGGTACGGCCCAGGTGGTCCGACACTTCTGTGCCCAGGAGTTGCGGCCGGAGGATCCCTTCACGGTCCAGCTTCTCCACAGCGAGAAGGGCAAGGGCAATGCGGTGAAGACGGGCGTGATGGCCGCTCGTGGGGAGTATCTGCTGATTTCCGACACGGATCTGGCGGTGCCCATCGAAGAGGTATCCAAATTTCTCCCGCCTGCGCTCCCGGCCCGCAACTACGGCATCGCCATCGCCAGCCGGGAGATCCCGGGCGCGGTACGCCACGGAGAGCCGGTCTACCGCCATGTCATGGGGCGTGTTTTCAACCTGTTGGTGCGCCTGCTGGCCGTGCCCGGCATCCAGGATACCCAGTGTGGGTTCAAGTGTTTCAGCCGGGAGGCGGCTCGCCAGATCTTCCCCCTGCAGCGCATCTCCGGCTGGGGCTTCGACGTGGAGCTCCTCTACATCGCCCTGCATCACGGCATCCCCATTGTGGAAATCCCGGTGAACTGGCACTACGGCGAGGACAGCCGGGTCAGTCCCATTCGGGATACCATCAACATGCTTTCCGAGCTGCTGGAAATTCGCCGCAACGGCCGGGCCGGCCTCTACGATCGGGCGCCGGTGCCCCCGGTGACGGACGAGCTGCCCGCTGCCTAGCCCCGTGGGTGCGGCCCATGGAGGCGAAGTAGATCGTCATCCACGGGCAGTCTACCCATTACTGGACCGACTCGGGGCGCTCCGCGCCCATGGCCAGCCAGATCTGGACAGCGTTGGCCACGTAGTGGGTGACCAGGGGCGTTAGAAGGCTTCCCTGCTCCAGGAAGAGGACGCCCAGGAAGATGCCCGCCAGGCTGGCGCCGGTCATCCCCCACAACCCCTGGGGGCTGTGCATCAGCCCAAACAAAATTCCCCAGCCGACCACCAGCAGCGGCGCGGGCAGGATGGGTAACAGGCCACCCACCAGCAGGCTGCGGAAGAGCAGCTCTTCCAGGAGCACCACCGGGATCAGGGCCAGCAGCACCCCCAATAGCTCCCAGGCCGTGCGGGGCACGATGATTTCCAGCAGCAGGGGCGAGTAGTAGCGATGGCCGGTTCGGGCCGTCAGCCAGCGGGTGGCGCCGTAGAAAAAGAGAGCCAGCATCACCCCGAGGCTGATCCCCAAAACGACCTGGTCCCCCGCGCGGGGAAAGGTCCATCCCAACTGGGTGTGGGGCAGGCCGCTCAATTGACCCAGCCCCCCGCACACCAGAATGAGGAGCAGGCGGAACAGGTTCTCGGCCGGCAACAGGAGCACATTGCGGTTTGGGCGCCAGGTGCGCAGGAGCCGGGCGGTCGAATAGGTCCCATAGCCGATGAACGCGGTCAGGCCCAGCGTGACGGCCACAAACAACCAGTAACGTAGCGGCATGGTTCCTTTTCCCCAGATCCCCCTGTTGTTTCATCAGCCACCCATGGATCGGGTGGACATGCCATGCGCCCCGCCCCCGTCGGGCGCTTCCTTTATTCTGGAGAGAGACGAGTGAACGCCATGCATCCATCCCCACCCAGCGCGCCCCAGGTCCTGGCCACCCGGCTCCAGGCCAGCTATGAGCGGCTGTGGCAGGTCTTGAGCCTGTTGGAGCCCCAGGAACTGGATAAGGCAGTTTTGCCGGGCGGCTGGACCCCCAAGGCGCTCCTGGCGCACATCGCTTTTTGGGATGATTACCAGACCCGGCGGATGCAGGCGGCCCTGGCCGGTACCGCGGCCCGACGGGGCCGGGAACCCATCCAAATGGACAACGATCAACGGGCTCAGGTAGATGCCCATCGCCCGTGGACGGCCATCGTCGCCGAGGCCGACGGCGCCCGAGCCCGGATGGTCCAGTTTGTGCAACAGTTGTCGCCAGAGGCGCTTCAGGGCACCTATTCCGAAGGCGAGGAGACCCTGAACCTGGAGCGGCTGATCCGGCACATGGTTCACCACACCCAGAGCCATACCCAGGAGCTGTTGCACTACTGCGGCTCCCTCCAGCGCTGGACGCGGCCCGGGCTGCGCCATTTCTTTCAGGAGCAGTACGAAACCCTGATGGCGGCCATCGGTGGGTTCCATGAGGACACGCTGCTGTCCGCCCGGGTCTGCGGTTCCTGGAGCATCCGCGATGTGCTGGCCCATGTGCTGGCCTGGAATGAGTACGGCTACCACCTGGCAAAAGGGTGGCCGGAGCCTGCGCCTGCCTCCCTGGCCCCGTGGCAACGAGAACCGGGAGAAAGCCTGGATGCACTCAACCGTCGGCTCTTGGATGCCCGATCCAGCCTGGATCCCATCCAGATCGCCGATGGCCTGATCACCTGGCACCGACGGCTCTTGCGCCTCTTCGACCAGGCCACGGATGAGGCTTTGAACACCCAGGGCCAGACCTGGATGGGCCCCCTGCCCCTCTCGGGGGTATTTTTTGAAATAGCCCGCCATGAGGCGGAGCATGCAGCCCAGATCTGGCAATTCCGGGCCGATTCTGGACTCCCCCGGGGAAACCCCAGCTTGCCCAGATGAACGCAGATTTTCCAGAGAGCCGGTCTCTGTTACCTGGGTAATCCGGGGCTATTTGCAGGAGAGCCTTCTGCTGTCTGACAAAAGTCGTGGTTCGCAAGAAGGCCGGCCCACCATTGGAGGGCCGGCCTTCTTGCTGCTTCATCTGGGAATGGACGAGGCTACCCCTACGGCGTCAGGCCCGAGAGGGAGGCCGACTGCAGGTCCCGGGGCAGCTTGGAGACCAGGTCGTCTGGCCGCTGGATGGGTGTGGCGGCCACCTGTTCCTGGAGCCATTCCTGGAAAGCCTGGCGTCGCTCATTGGCCAGGGTGGACTCATCCTTGGGATGGTTGGGATCTTTTTCCAGCACTTCGATCAGGTGGTAGCCGAAGTCCGTCTTGATGGGCTCGCTTACCTCGCCCACCGCCAGGGAGAAGGCCGCTTCTTCAAAGGCGGGTACCATCACCCCCCGGCCGAACCACCCCAGGTCGCCGCCGTTGGCTGCGCTCCCCGGGTCGTCGCTGTACTCCTGGGCCAGGGTGGCGAAGTCTTCGCCGTCCAGGATGCGCTGGCGCAGTTCCTGGGCCAGCGCCAGGGCTTCGGCCTCGGTGCGCAGGGATGGATCCACCGGTTCGCCCTGAACGGTCTCACTCAGGTTGGCCGTGGCCGTAATCCCGGCAGTGGCACTCACAGCGCCGGTGGCGGTGATGGTGCTGGCTGCCGTCGCGTCCGCGGCGGTGTCGCTCAGCACGCCCTCGGCCGTGATGGCCGCCGAGGCGGTCAGGGGGACCGTGCTGGTCAGCGTTGGGCTGACCTCCAGGCTGGTTTCAGGTGAGGGTGGCGTCTCTGTGAAGCGGATCAGGATGTGGCGGGCGTGGACCGCCTCTTCTGTCTCTGCCACCCGCTCCTTGCCGATGACCTCCGCCAGTTTGTCGGAAAGCAGGCGGATCCGGATCACCTCCCGGTATTCGTCCAGGCTCATGCCCGCGATCTCCTGCAGGGACTGTTCCAGCTGGGCCAGCCCTTCCTGGTACTGGCTGTCGGTCAGGATGGGACGGGTGGGCGCCGGCGCGGGTGTGGGAAGCGGGGTGGCGGTGGCTGTCACGGCCACGCTCACATCGATGGTGGGGGTGGGCGTGGGTGTCCAGCTGGCCGCGGTGGCGGTGGCTGCGGTGGCTGCCTCCGCCGTGGCTGTGGCCTGGGGCACCGTGATGGCCCCTTGCATGGCCGCCACTTCCTCCCGCAGGGCCGCTTCCACCTCTTCATCGCTGACGGTGATGCCCCGGGCTGCAGCTTCCTTGCGGATGATGACCTCGTTGATCATCTGGTCCAACACCTGGACGCCCAGGGCAAAGGGGCTGCTCAGGGTCGCCTGGATCTGGTTGATCTGGGCGGTGAAGAAGCCCTGGCCGCCGAACTGCTGTTCCAGTTGCTGCATCTGGATCAGTTGGTTCTGCAGCCGGCTCCGCTGGAGGTAGACGCGCTTCCAGAAATCCCGGGTGACGATGGTCTCATCGCCCACCCGGGCCAGCGTGCTGTTGGGCTTGATGGCGAATTCAGCGATGGCGCCAAAGATGATCACCAGCAGGGCAAGGCCGACGGCGATGCCCGTGCCGATGATCAACTTTTGATTGCGCTCCCGGGTGCGGGCATTCAGGCGAACCTCTTTGCGTGTCAGTTCGCGCGGTTGCTCTTCGGCACGCTTCTTTCGCCTGGCCATGGATCACCTGCGCTTCCGCACGATGCGCGTCTGGTCGGCCGTGTAGGGCAGCAGGGCCAGGTGTCGTGCGTGCTTGATCGCCTTGACGATCCGGCGTTGAACTTTGGCCGAAACCCGGGTCTTGCGCCGGGAGAGGATCCGCCCCCGGCGATCCAGGA
The DNA window shown above is from Litorilinea aerophila and carries:
- a CDS encoding glycerophosphodiester phosphodiesterase, with the protein product MNWQNFHQVRQALGRPLIIAHRGVPHRDPENSLRGFARALAEGADVLETDLRVTRDGAIVLIHDATLERTTDGRGQVSMHTLAELKRLRLRERDGRPGDQTIPTLLELLAMTQAQTPLLLELKAPLFLARTFARKLVEILAAYRALDRVALVSFRPELVRSVKAVCPSIPAGHITLTDWRPRGGAELYGPYWPLLYVNPWYVAQAHRRGALVAPLDPAPLPRLGHYLRLGVDALLADDPAAVRQALGRCLSA
- a CDS encoding class I SAM-dependent methyltransferase, which codes for MKKPSVEPILPPPAEKPRYVNRMFARIAHSYDLMNRLMSAGQDQRWRRKLVELCDLPPRGRLLDVGTGTGDIAYTALARMPGIQAVGTDFTYEMMAVGQAKAHGRSLPFVQADTLALPFPDNTFDAVVSGFLLRNVVDRVGALREQARVTRPGGRVVCLETTPPSHTILGPLFQFYFFKVVPVIGGLVSGDRDAYAYLPHSTLEFPEPSVLAHLMEKAGLRHVFYEELMFGTVAIHVGTK
- a CDS encoding class I SAM-dependent methyltransferase, translated to MIQDFPETSGRADDLAALRGNPSFVWRAGQERRLAMIRRWGRLEEGQVARILVDGCGVGMYVRALLPYAREVHGVDIEPNYLRQAAQAVPQAHLQLAACEHLPYADASFDLVLSHEVLEHVQDDRQAVAEMVRVLRPGGRALIFVPNRLYPFETHGHYWRGRYHFGNTPLINYLPDLLRNRLAPHVRAYTPWGLRMLFIGQPVRILHHTQIFPGYDNIVARRPALGRWLRRLTYALEQTRLTLLGLSHFLVVERCRDAQPVEMYSL
- a CDS encoding penicillin-binding protein; the encoded protein is MSHLDRHDQILILRRKRYRARANRPRPWLWAGQGMLAVVGSFLLMVGAFTGVGVATVVGIYNTYAAQLPDASVIESQQEEFQTVRIYDRTGRHLLYESVDPRPFRGDRTYIPLAEMSPWVPKAAVALEDRNFWENPGINVRGLLRAFVSMAQGGAVQGGSSITQQLIKNVVIPVEERAQRSYARKLKEVILAMEVTRRYPKEKILEWYLNYNFYGNLAYGVEAASQVYFGKSSAELNLAEAAMLAPIPQYPALNPIDNPEEAKRRQGITLQAMVDAGYITQAEADAAFQQPLSLRTSVAERFDILTAPHFALYVLDQVKKEFNTAEDPFFIWKKGLTIYTTLDVELQRYAEQVAREQVAQLMAQGKNASNAAVVAIKNDTGEILAMVGSLDYNNEEIDGQVNMALAERQPGSSFKPYVYLTALQQGMTAATMILDVATAFPMADGTYYRPENYDRTYHGPVSLRNALARSYNIPAIRVMDQVGVANALRTAHRMGINGLNRGLNFYGLSLVLGGGEVSLLDHTYAYSVLGNLGVMVGEPVPPAERRSGYRELNPVSILQVRDSEGNILKKYEQPVAQRIVSAAVAYVMNDILSDDNARAPAFGANTDLTLPDRRVAAKTGTTNGWKDNWTMGFTPQLTVGVWVGNTDNEPMENVTGLSGAAPIWNAVMRKYHEGLPPTWYDRPPDVTTRTVCMPSGLLPSPTCPPSSQRSEIFVAGTEPTLTDYIWQAFEIDTETGKLASPLTPPERRETRVYQILPQEAADWVRENGIEQPPQEQSLVSLEDVDPDAAIISPTLNGYIGGVVEIRGNARGGPYQLEFGRGADPQEWTPIGPEHNGDVVNDVLERFDTTGLEEGLYTLRLTVKRGDGVRVWTTPVTVDNTPPSVVISEPKPNQLYVMEDDEQVNINVLINDTWAVDRVEFMIDGSTFVTTTVAPYNERWKITMRDIAQIEAPETQNWLGFESDDPDVKPGRMRPFEDGFQAIRTAEGVYFESHLIKVVGYDRAGNKAESDEVRIYVRHRPPRTDRSP
- the surE gene encoding 5'/3'-nucleotidase SurE; this encodes MPTILVTNDDGVQSPGLLALKQALEAIADVVVLAPERNWSASSHAKTMHKPLRVNPVTLADGSPAFASSGSPTDCVALAAGGVLGVQPDLVVSGVNNGHNLGIDITYSGTVACAMEATIKGIPGIAVSTAVPEEAAMADGEPFQVAALAAARVARAVLAHGLPPKTLLNVNVPALPWDRLRGIHITRMGSRHYPATELIAREDPWGRPYYWLGGSGPVDVADDGTDVGAVKHGYISITPITLDMTDYTFLAELTRWDLGVWDGNIRAEEVQRDGGRPG
- a CDS encoding DUF1648 domain-containing protein; amino-acid sequence: MVFKARPCKSRWEGLLVTGWILLVDLLLIIWMARRSVDWLQFLLLLLVLISLPVLVHLAWRTWAAWTLEYWVDRNAVTVRWGLVRQIVPLHRIRRVIEGGILELGQGGRLEWPAPYLRRARGLGLLTVDMFATVPLSQCLLLETDEAIFALSPAEPARFLDALQEHYRLGPVRDLPISRQEDAWWLRLLSQEGVGVWLLLGGFVGTILLFGYLMIHFPNLPDALAFHYNSEGLPDVIRAKTALFLLPAIGLLTWLVNGLWGLWMIFRRQRTGAYMLWGGTLIVQICSLLALHSLILNSLNPG
- a CDS encoding dolichyl-phosphate beta-glucosyltransferase — its product is MSELKQTPFLSVIIPAYNEEKRLPPALMRIAHFLRTQPYPAEVLVVENGSTDGTAQVVRHFCAQELRPEDPFTVQLLHSEKGKGNAVKTGVMAARGEYLLISDTDLAVPIEEVSKFLPPALPARNYGIAIASREIPGAVRHGEPVYRHVMGRVFNLLVRLLAVPGIQDTQCGFKCFSREAARQIFPLQRISGWGFDVELLYIALHHGIPIVEIPVNWHYGEDSRVSPIRDTINMLSELLEIRRNGRAGLYDRAPVPPVTDELPAA